Proteins co-encoded in one Aspergillus flavus chromosome 2, complete sequence genomic window:
- a CDS encoding uncharacterized protein (uncharacterized protein family UPF0047), whose translation MSWFQKTFSLPPQARGSYLITDYVETQLPEIKNYKVGILHLFIKHTSCALSLNENWDDDVQADMSDALERIVPYDKKGNLYRHSAEGEDDMPAHVKSALIGASVSIPISNGQLATGTWQGIWYLEFRAQKHRRNVVATIQGEKNE comes from the exons ATGTCTTGGTTTCAGAAGActttctccctccccccacAGGCTCGCGGCTCCTACCTTATCACGGACTACGTCGAAACTCAACTGCCCGAGATCAAGAACTACAAAGTCGGCATCTTGCacctcttcatcaagcataCGAGCTGCGCCCTTTCACTAAACGAGAACTGGGACGATGATGTTCAGGCAGATATGAGCGATGCTCTTGAGCGGATTGTGCCCTATGACAAGAAGGGAAACCTCTACCGCCATTCTGCGGAAGGAGAGGACGATATGCCG GCACATGTGAAATCCGCGTTGATCGGTGCTTCAGTTAGCATTCCTATCTCCAATGGGCAGTTGGCCACCGGTACTTGGCAGGGGATTTGGTATTTGGAGTTCAGGGCTCAAAAGCATAGAAGAAATGTTGTTGCAACCATCCAGGGAGAGAAGAACGAGTGA
- a CDS encoding zinc-finger domain-containing protein yields the protein MLPLARSRIAAFSAAWTPRVAARASYSTTVPRFSENSIQANDPNPPQPPKPNVSATNATPVDAMGSRDAPLREDVEAGERNRQLQAPNRARTWAASQQPREKAMTGPRFEQTIMEMQPQPYAAIELIHKQPVRWTKKRVVSCDGGGGPLGHPRIYINTDKPEIATCGYCGLPFAHEQHRAYLESLPATSYPLKPTGDAAEVNETQRVTEGGLEQR from the exons ATGTTGCCTTTGGCTCGAAGCCGGATCGCGGCGTTCTCTGCCGCCTGGACTCCTCGCGTTGCCGCGCGGGCCAGCTACTCCACCACCGTCCCTCGTTTCTCCGAGAACAGCATCCAAGCCAACGACCCTAACCCCCCGCAACCGCCCAAGCCCAATGTATCCGCCACCAATGCCACTCCTGTTGATGCCATGGGTTCCCGGGATGCGCCCTTGAGGGAGGATGTCGAGGCTGGTGAGCGCAACCGCCAGCTTCAGGCTCCTAACCGCGCCAGGACCTGGGCCGCCAGCCAGCAGCCAAGAGAGAAGGCTATGACTGGACCTCGCTTCGAGCAGACGATCATGGAGATGCAG CCCCAACCCTATGCCGCCATTGAGCTCATCCACAAGCAGCCCGTCCGCTGGACAAAGAAGAGAGTCGTCAGCtgtgatggtggtggcggcCCTCTTGGCCACCCCAGAATCTATATCAACACCGACAAGCCCGAGATTGCTACCTGCGGTTACTGCGGACTGCCTTTC GCCCACGAGCAGCACCGTGCATACCTCGAGTCCCTCCCCGCTACCAGCTACCCTCTCAAACCCACTGGTGACGCCGCCGAGGTGAACGAGACTCAGCGTGTCACCGAGGGTGGTCTTGAACAGCGGTAG
- a CDS encoding putative extracellular lipase, producing MHHLGKVLTAFAACAGLGVAAPSSAQITPREVSPQFLQQLTLYAQYAAAAYCSSNTNSPNTKLTCSVGNCPLVEGANTKTLAEFEDNKAFGDVAGFLAVDESNQQIVLSFRGTRSIETWAANVQLIKEDVDELCDGCKVHTGFWKSWESVATATLDGVKKAHQAYPGFKLAVTGHSFGGAVGTLAATVLRNSGSEVALYTYGSPRVGNQEFADHVSGQGSNFRVTHSNDIVPRLPPRLLGYHQTSPEYWIPSGNNETVGTADIEMINEADSDMGNAGQKTQSIEAHKWYTDHIYECK from the exons ATGCACCATCTCGGCAAAGTTTTGACGGCTTTCGCGGCCTGTGCAGGCCTGGGCGTTGCTGCCCCTTCTTCGGCTCAAATAACCCCTAGAG AGGTTTCGCCGCAATTCCTCCAACAGCTCACCCTATACGCACAGTATGCGGCAGCAGCATACTGctcctccaacaccaactCCCCGAATACAAAGCTCACCTGCTCTGTTGGGAATTGTCCTCTTGTCGAGGGAGCGAACACCAAGACTCTGGCTGAGTTTGAAGA CAACAAAGCCTTTGGCGACGTAGCCGGATTCCTCGCCGTAGATGAGTCAAACCAGCAGATCGTTCTCTCCTTCCGAGGAACCAGGTCGATTGAGACCTGGGCTGCCAACGTCCAGCTCATAAAGGAGGATGTCGATGAACTCTGTGACGGATGCAAAGTGCACACCGGCTTCTGGAAGTCCTGGGAGTCGGTAGCTACCGCTACGTTGGATGGTGTGAAGAAGGCCCATCAGGCTTACCCTGGGTTCAAGCTCGCCGTGACCGGACATAGTTTCGGTGGTGCGGTTGGGACTCTCGCGGCGACTGTTTTGCGGAATTCGGGATCTGAGGTTGCATTG TATACCTATGGATCTCCTCGTGTAGGAAATCAGGAATTCGCGGACCATGTCTCAGGACAGGGATCTAATTTCCGTGTTACTCATTCCAATGATATCGTTCCTCGATTGCCGCCTCGTCTGCTCGGGTATCATCAGACTAGTCCCGAGTATTGGATTCCCAGTGGCAACAATGAGACTGTTGGCACGGCGGATATCGAGATGATTAATGAGGCGGACTCTGATATGGGAAACGCTGGACAGAAGACGCAGAGCATTGAGGCGCATAAGTGGTATACTGATCATATCTATGAATGTAAATAG
- a CDS encoding cleavage and polyadenylation specific factor 5 (cleavage and polyadenylation specificity factor subunit 5), whose protein sequence is MSTTTATAMQSSRPPIIPKDFSAQQPQTIRLYPLSNYTFGTKETQPEEDPSVLARLKRLEEHYDQHGMRRTCEGVLVCHEHNHPHVLMLQIANAFFKLPGDYLHFEDDEVEGFKKRLNERLAPVGSQFSGEGVNEDWEIGDTLAQWWRPNFETFMYPFLPGHVTRPKECKKLYFIQLPKKKVLSVPKNMKLLAVPLFELYDNTARYGPQLSAIPHLLSRYNFEFVDENDNVVAATPGTPLPEGQIPKTKVLAGDNEGQDEGMADYTGDTTENGGQ, encoded by the exons ATGTCAACTACCACGGCGACGGCGATGCAAAGCTCTCGCCC GCCTATCATCCCTAAAGATTTCTCCGCTCAGCAACCTCAAACAATTCGTCTATATCCACTTTCCAATTACACATTCGGCACCAAGGAAACGCAACCGGAGGAGGACCCCTCAGTCCTGGCCCGTCTAAAGCGCCTTGAGGAGCATTACGACCAACATGGCATGCGACGGACTTGCGAAGGTGTTCTTGTTTGCCACGAACATAACCATCCTCATGTGTTGATGCTACAAATCGCCAATGCCTTTTTCAAGCT TCCCGGCGACTATCTTCActtcgaagacgatgaggtGGAGGGTTTCAAGAAGCGACTAAATGAGCGCCTTGCGCCTGTCGGTTCGCAGTTCTCAGGAGAAGGTGTCAACGAGGACTGGGAAATCGGCGACACACTTGCGCAATGGTGGCGGCCGAATTTTGAGACCTTCATGTATCCCTTCCTGCCTGGTCATGTTACCCGGCCAAAGGAGTGCAAAAAGTTGTACTTCATTCAGCTGCCTAAGAAGA AGGTCCTCTCAGTACCGAAGAACATGAAGCTTCTTGCTGTGCCGCTGTTCGAACTGTACGACAACACCGCCCGTTATGGTCCGCAACTGTCGGCTATTCCTCACCTACTGTCTCGCTATAACTTTGAATTTGTGGATGAGAACGATAACGTCGTCGCCGCGACCCCGGGTACACCACTGCCTGAAGGCCAGATCCCTAAGACTAAGGTCCTCGCAGGAGACAATGAAGGGCAGGACGAAGGAATGGCCGACTACACCGGAGACACAACCGAGAATGGAGGACAGTGA
- a CDS encoding a-pheromone processing metallopeptidase Ste23 has translation MPPRSPSSAALRLWNARSPSFSTPVYRSIANSGALAAIVSPSSISPRFFSHRSPWSSRVCTHHSHLLSIRAPFSTRTAAMASIERITENLDKPELDDRSYRVIRLPNKLEALLVHDPDTDKASAAVNVNVGNFSDADDMPGMAHAVEHLLFMGTEKYPKENAYNQYLASHSGSSNAYTAATETNYFFEVSATSESSDGSSSGNSTPTNGTTPTGQTESSKSPNSSKPSPLYGALDRFAQFFVAPLFLESTLDRELRAVDSENKKNLQSDLWRLMQLNKSLSNPAHPYHHFSTGNLQTLKEEPQKRGLNVRDEFIKFYEKHYSSNRMKLVVLGRETLDEMEQWVGDLFAGVKNKNLPQNRWDDVQPWLADDMCKQVFAKPVMDTRSLDIYFPFLDEEHMYESQPSRYISHLIGHEGPGSILAYVKAKGWANGLSAGVMPICPGSAFFTVSIRLTKEGLRQYREVAKAVFEYIALIKEREPEQWIFDEMKNLAEVEFRFKQKTPASRFTSRLSSVMQKPLPRDWLLSGSLLRSYNPELIKKALSYLRADNFRMVVVAQDYPGDWDLKEKWYGTEYKVEDVPKDFLGEIQEALKSTPETRHSDLHMPHKNEFVPTRLSVEKKEVSEPAKTPKLIRHDDQVRLWFKKDDRFWVPKATLHVTLRNPLVWATPANLVKSKFYCELVRDALVEYSYDAELAGLDYNLSASIFGLDVSVGGYNDKMAVLLEKVLTSMRDLVVNPDRFHVIKERLSRGYKNAEYQQPFYQVGDYTRYLTAEKAWLNEQYASELEHIEPNDISCFFPQLLRQNHIEVLAHGNLYKEDALRMTDSVESILQSRPLPQSQWHVRRNVIIPPGSDFVYERALKDPANVNHCIEYYLFVGNMTDDALRAKLLLFAQMTDEPAFDQLRSKEQLGYVVWSGARYSATTIGYRVIIQSERTAQYLESRINAFLSNFGKALEEMSDEEFEGHKRSVVNKRLEKLKNLGSETTRFWTHVGSEYFDFLQNESDAANVRTLSKSDLIEFYQQYIAPESTTRGKLSVHLKAQAGADTTEPNEQNSTLSSLLAKQLEAAGFAVDNDRLKIAIGKLDISAGNEGQILASLKTFLASEVNLSEEQIKPVLEQAEQNIGLHLKQLGLESDKEGFVANGVGKLAEKQHPTFITNVSEFKARLAVSAGPSPVTDLSEYEDFDAKL, from the exons ATGCCTCCAAGGTCCCCGTCTTCTGCAGCCCTCCGCCTGTGGAACGCTAGGAGTCCCTCATTTTCAACTCCAGTTTATCGCTCTATTGCAAATTCCGGCGCCCTTGCGGCGATcgtctctccttcttcgatATCGCCACGGTTCTTCTCCCACCGCTCTCCCTGGTCATCCCGTGTGTGTACTCATCATTCCCATCTCTTGTCAATTCGTGCTCCATTCTCTACCAGAACCGCAGCCATGGCCTCGATAGAACGCATCACGGAGAATTTGGACAAGCCGGAGTTGGATGACCGCTCGTACCGCGTCATTCGTCTCCCGAATAAGCTGGAGGCCCTTCTTGTTCATGACCCGGATACGGACAAGGCAAGCGCGGCCGTCAATGTTAATGTTGGTAATTTTTCAGACGCAGATGATATGCCAGGCATGGCTCATGCTGTTGAGCATCTGCTTTTCATGGGAACAGAAAAG TATCCCAAGGAAAACGCATACAACCAATATTTAGCATCCCATTCTGGATCGTCTAACGCTTACACCGCTGCCACGGAGACGAACTACTTTTTTGAAGTGTCTGCCACTTCGGAGTCGAGCGATGGGTCTTCGAGTGGCAACAGCACCCCGACAAATGGGACAACCCCTACCGGACAGACAGAGAGCTCTAAATCGCCGAATAGTAGTAAACCGTCTCCTTTATATGGCGCTCTCGATCGCTTTGCGCAATTTTTCGTGGCACCGCTTTTCTTAGAGTCAACGCTGGACCGCGAGCTGAGGGCGGTAGATTctgaaaacaagaagaacttGCAAAGCGATCTGTGGCGTTTAATGCAACTAAACAAGTCTCTCTCGAATCCTGCCCATCCCTATCACCATTTCTCCACCGGCAATTTGCAGACGTTGAAAGAAGAGCCGCAAAAACGCGGGCTGAACGTTCGCGATGAGTTCATCAAATTCTATGAGAAGCATTACTCATCTAATCGGATGAAGCTGGTGGTTCTGGGGCGTGAAACATTGGATGAAATGGAGCAATGGGTTGGAGATCTCTTTGCTGGCGTAAAGAATAAGAATCTGCCACAAAACCGCTGGGACGATGTTCAGCCTTGGTTAGCCGACGATATGTGTAAACAGGTTTTTGCCAAGCCTGTAATGGATACTCGTTCGCTTGACATCTACTTCCCTTTCCTAGATGAGGAGCATATGTATGAGTCCCAACCAAGCCGATACATTAGTCACTTGATTGGCCATGAGGGTCCCGGCAGTATTCTGGCCTATGTGAAGGCAAAAGGTTGGGCCAATGGCTTGTCTGCTGGTGTTATGCCTATTTGCCCTGGATCTGCATTTTTCACTGTTTCGATACGGTTGACAAAGGAGGGTTTACGGCAATACCGTGAAGTCGCGAAGGCAGTATTTGAATATATTGCGTTGATCAAGGAACGGGAGCCCGAGCAGTGGATCTTCGACGAAATGAAGAATCTAGCAGAGGTCGAATTTCGGTTCAAACAGAAGACGCCCGCCAGTCGATTTACTAGTCGCCTGAGTAGCGTCATGCAGAAGCCATTGCCCCGGGATTGGTTGCTTAGCGGCTCGCTCCTGAGGAGCTACAACCCGGAGTTGATTAAGAAGGCACTGTCGTACTTGCGCGCCGATAATTTCAGAATGGTTGTCGTTGCTCAAGACTACCCAGGAGACTGGGACCTTAAGGAGAAATGGTACGGCACCGAATACAAGGTCGAGGACGTCCCGAAAGACTTCTTGGGTGAGATTCAAGAAGCCTTGAAGAGCACCCCGGAAACTAGGCACTCTGATCTGCACATGCCCCATAAAAACGAATTCGTTCCCACCCGGCTCTctgtggagaagaaggaggtcTCGGAGCCAGCAAAAACCCCAAAGCTCATTCGCCATGATGATCAGGTACGACTCTGGTTCAAGAAGGACGATCGGTTTTGGGTGCCCAAAGCCACTCTCCATGTCACTCTCCGGAATCCATTGGTGTGGGCCACCCCCGCAAACCTTGTGAAATCAAAGTTCTACTGTGAGCTTGTCAGAGATGCTTTGGTAGAATATTCCTACGATGCTGAGCTTGCCGGGCTAGACTACAACCTGTCTGCCAGTATTTTTGGGCTTGATGTGTCGGTTGGCGGATATAACGACAAAATGGCAGTGCTCCTTGAGAAAGTACTCACTAGCATGCGTGACCTTGTTGTCAACCCTGACCGGTTCCATGTCATTAAGGAACGCTTGTCACGAGGATATAAGAACGCGGAGTATCAGCAGCCGTTTTATCAAGTTGGCGACTACACACGGTATCTGACTGCCGAGAAAGCATGGCTCAATGAGCAATATGCTTCTGAACTAGAGCACATTGAACCCAACGATATCTCGTGCTTCTTCCCCCAGTTGCTCCGCCAGAATCATATCGAGGTGTTAGCGCACGGTAACTTGTACAAAGAGGACGCCCTTCGGATGACGGATTCCGTGGAGAGCATTCTTCAGAGCCGTCCCTTGCCCCAGTCTCAATGGCATGTGAGACGCAACGTGATCATCCCTCCTGGGTCCGACTTTGTCTACGAGCGGGCACTGAAGGATCCCGCAAACGTCAATCACTGCATAGAATATTATCTGTTTGTCGGAAACATGACAGACGACGCTCTCCGAGCTAAGCTTTTGTTGTTCGCCCAAATGACTGACGAGCCTGCGTTCGACCAACTCCGAAGCAAAGAGCAACTGGGGTACGTCGTTTGGAGCGGTGCACGTTATTCAGCCACGACCATCGGTTACCGAGTCATTATTCAGAGTGAACGCACTGCTCAGTACCTGGAATCCAGAATCAATGCATTCCTGAGCAACTTTGGTAAGGCCTTAGAAGAGATGTCCGATGAAGAATTTGAGGGCCACAAACGGAGTGTCGTCAACAAGCGCTTAGAGAAACTTAAGAATCTTGGCTCCGAGACCACTCGGTTCTGGACCCATGTTGGTTCTGAATATTTCGACTTCCTGCAGAACGAGTCCGACGCTGCTAACGTCCGGACTTTGAGCAAATCCGACCTTATCGAATTCTATCAACAGTATATTGCTCCCGAGTCGACCACACGGGGTAAGCTTTCAGTGCACTTGAAGGCTCAAGCTGGCGCCGATACCACAGAGCCCAATGAGCAGAACTCTACGTTATCGTCGCTACTTGCCAAGCAGTTGGAGGCTGCCGGGTTTGCTGTCGATAACGATCGTCTGAAGATCGCAATTGGAAAACTTGATATTTCCGCTGGCAACGAGGGTCAGATCTTGGCTTCTCTTAAGACATTCCTTGCCTCTGAGGTGAATCTGTCCGAGGAGCAAATTAAGCCGGTCCTTGAACAGGCCGAACAGAACATAGGCTTGCATTTGAAGCAACTCGGCCTTGAGTCTGACAAGGAAGGATTCGTGGCGAATGGCGTCGGAAAACTCGCAGAAAAGCAGCACCCGACCTTTATTACCAATGTTTCCGAGTTCAAGGCGCGCCTTGCTGTCAGCGCTGGCCCCAGCCCAGTGACGGACTTGAGTGAATATGAGGACTTTGATGCTAAGCTCTAA